In the Euphorbia lathyris chromosome 5, ddEupLath1.1, whole genome shotgun sequence genome, one interval contains:
- the LOC136228786 gene encoding pentatricopeptide repeat-containing protein At5g61370, mitochondrial-like, protein MGVSLQSSIDVLDPSVTEVFKPTREVEVKLQNLIRNNIPRTRARIGKTKGKFNKKMTSKKTKKKSLNHNWLFDLPFIRGKKICRYG, encoded by the exons ATGGGAGTCTCCCTTCAATCCTCAATTGATGTATTGGATCCCTCTGTTACTGAGGTTTTCAAGCCAACAAGAGAGGTAGAGGTTAAGCTTCAGAACTTAATCAGAAACAACATTCCCAGAACCCGAGCACGAATTGGCAAGACTAAAGGAAAGTTTAACAAGAAAATGACAAGTAAGAAGACAAAAAAGAAATCACTAAACCATAACTG GTTATTTGATCTACCATTTATCAGAGGGAAAAAAATCTGCAG ATATGGGTGA